AAATTCAATTCGCGGTTGATGCGCTTGAGCAGATCGAGGATCGCGCGCGTGGTTTCGGGGTCGAGCGCGGAGGTCGCCTCGTCCGACAGCAACACCTTCGGCTTGCTCGCGAGCGCACGCGCGATGCCCACGCGCTGCTTCTGCCCGCCGCTGATCTGCGCGGGATAGCGGTCCTTTTGCGCCGACAGACCGACAAGGTCGAGCAGCGGCAGCACGTTCGCCTCGATTTCGTCGCGCTTCATGCCGGCCAGCTCGAGCGGCAGCGCGACGTTCTCGTACACGGTGCGCGACGACAACAGATTGAAGTGCTGGAAGATCATGCCGATCTCGCGACGTGCGTCGCGCAGTTGCGCGGCCGGCAACGTCGTCAAATCGCGGCCGTTGATGACGATGTTGCCCTCGGATGGGCGCGTCAGCAGATTGATCGTGCGCACGAGCGTGCTCTTGCCCGCGCCGCTGCGGCCGATGATGCCGAACACCTCACCCGCCGGAATCGTCAGATTGACGTTGTGCAGCGCCTCGACCCAGCCCCGGGGCCCGGCGAACCGCTGGGAAACATTGCGTATTTCGATCATGGACAAACGAAAACGGCGGAGGCTGCCGGCGAGCATGTGCTCCCGACAAGCGGCCGCCGTTTATTTAATTGGGATTTGAGGGCGCCATTCTACCGCAGGGCCGACATACGCTTTAATAATCGATTTCGATCTTTTCATAACTGGAGGGCATTAGAGCGGTACCTTTTCTTTCGGGCACGCGGGCCTCGCGCTACTGCGGCTATGATCGGGCCATCCTTGTTCAACGCAGGCCGCCGCCATGCAGACTTCGCCGAGCCACACCGTGCGCGCGAGCGCCGCCGGTCTCAGTAAGGACGCGCCGCAGCGCGCGTCGGTCATGTCCGGCGACGGCATCGCGTTACCGCTATACCGCTGGCGGCCGCGCGGGCCGATACGCGCGACGGTCGCGCTGCTGCACGGCCTCGCCGAGCACGCCGGCCGATACGCCGCGGTCGCAAGCCGGCTCAACGCGTCGGGCATCGAGCTGGTCGCGATCGATCTGCGCGGCCACGGCCACGCGCCCGGTAAACGCGCCTACGTGAAACGCTTCGACGACTACCTGCTCGATGCGCAGGCACTGCTCGACGCCGCCGCGCAAAGCTGTGCGCCGTTATTCCTGATGGGTCAAAGCATGGGTGGGGCGGTGGCGGCGCTGTATGCAATCGAGCGCCTCGACGCGAGTGGCCGGCGCCTCAGTGGGCTGATCCTGTCGAGCCCCGCCCTCGCGCCGGGACGCGACATGCCCAAGTGGATGCTCGCCCTGAGCCAGGTGATCAGCCGGGTCTACCCCGGGTTCCCGGCGATGAAGATCGACCCCGCGCTGCTCTCGCGCCTTCAGCCGGTGGTCAATGCCAACCGCAACGATCCGCTTGTGCATCACGGCGCGATTCCGGCGCGCACGGGCGCCGAGCTGCTGCGCGCGATGGCACGCATCGAACGCGGTCGCGCCGAACTGCGCATGCCGCTGCTGGTGTTTCATGGCACCGACGACAAACTGACCGAGCCCGACGGCAGTCGAGCGTTCGGCGAGCACGCTGGCTCGCCCGACAAGACGCTCACGCTGCATCAGGGCAGCTACCACGAGACGATGAACGACCTCGATCGCGATCGGGCGATCGAGGCGTTGGTCGAGTGGATCGAAAAGCGCGCGGTGGGACGGAGTTGAGGGAGGTGCAGCGCAGGCAGCCGTCGACTATCGCTTCCACTGCGGCGCGCGTTTGTCGATGAAAGCCTGCACGCCTTCGAGTGCCGATTCGTCCATCATGTTGCACGCCATCGTCTGCCCGGCCAGTTGGTACGCGGCTTCGATGCCCATTTCGAGCTGCCGGTAGAACAGGCTCTTGCCCGCGCTGACCGCTTCGACCGGCTTCGCGCAGATGCTCGCGGCAAGCCGCGCGACTTCGTCGTCGAGCGCATCGGCTGGGGCGACGCGGTTCACGAGTCCCTGTTTGCGCGCTTCGGCGGCGTCGATGAAATCGCCGGTCAGCAGCATGTCGAGCGCGGCTTTGCGCGACAGGTTGCGCGACAGCGGCACCGACGGCGTCGCGCAGAACAATCCGAGGCTCACGCCCGACACAGCGAAGCGCGCTGTGTCAGCGGCGACCGCGAGATCGCACATCGCGACAAGCTGGCAGCCGGCCGCCGTCGCGATGCCCTGCACGCGCGCGATCACTGGCTGCGGCATGCGCTGGATCGTCATCATCAGCTTCGTGCAGCGCGCGAACAGCTGCTGGTAGTACGCGAGCGACGGCGCCGCGCGCATTTCCTTCAGGTCGTGCCCCGCGCAGAACGCGCGGCCCGCGCCGGCGATCACGACCACGCGGGCATCGGTCTTCGCGATCTCGGTCAGCGTCTGCTGCAGTTCGTCGAGCAGCGCTTCGGACAGCGCGTTGAACGCATCGGGCCGGTTCATCGTCACGCGCACGACGCCCGCCGCGCGATACGCGTCGTGCTCGATCGTGACCAGCGTTGCGTCGCCGGTGTTGGCGGGGCTGGCGTTCATGATTCGCTCCTCGGTGCGTGAATGTGGGTCTTCGCTCGCTGGCTTGCGAGCCGCTGGCGCCGCGCGTCGGTTGGCGAACTCAGATCTCCGCCAGCGACCGCACGTGCGCGACCACGCTGCGTCCGAGCGCCGACAGGTTGTAGCCGCCCTCGAGACAACTGACGATGCGCCCGCGGGCGTAGCGCCGCGCGATGTCGCGCATCTGGTCGGTGATCCACGCGTAATCGTCTTCGACGAGGCCCATGTTGCCGAGGTCATCCTCGCGGTGCGCGTCGAAGCCGGCGGAGATGAACAGCATTTCCGGCCTGAACTCGTGCAGGCGCGGCAACCACAGCATGTCGACCGCTTCGCGCACGGCCATGCCGTTCGAGCGCGCCGGCATCGGCACGTTGCACATGTTGGACGCCTGGTTGTCGGCGCCGGTAA
Above is a window of Paraburkholderia sprentiae WSM5005 DNA encoding:
- a CDS encoding enoyl-CoA hydratase encodes the protein MNASPANTGDATLVTIEHDAYRAAGVVRVTMNRPDAFNALSEALLDELQQTLTEIAKTDARVVVIAGAGRAFCAGHDLKEMRAAPSLAYYQQLFARCTKLMMTIQRMPQPVIARVQGIATAAGCQLVAMCDLAVAADTARFAVSGVSLGLFCATPSVPLSRNLSRKAALDMLLTGDFIDAAEARKQGLVNRVAPADALDDEVARLAASICAKPVEAVSAGKSLFYRQLEMGIEAAYQLAGQTMACNMMDESALEGVQAFIDKRAPQWKR
- a CDS encoding alpha/beta hydrolase, with the translated sequence MQTSPSHTVRASAAGLSKDAPQRASVMSGDGIALPLYRWRPRGPIRATVALLHGLAEHAGRYAAVASRLNASGIELVAIDLRGHGHAPGKRAYVKRFDDYLLDAQALLDAAAQSCAPLFLMGQSMGGAVAALYAIERLDASGRRLSGLILSSPALAPGRDMPKWMLALSQVISRVYPGFPAMKIDPALLSRLQPVVNANRNDPLVHHGAIPARTGAELLRAMARIERGRAELRMPLLVFHGTDDKLTEPDGSRAFGEHAGSPDKTLTLHQGSYHETMNDLDRDRAIEALVEWIEKRAVGRS
- a CDS encoding methionine ABC transporter ATP-binding protein, encoding MIEIRNVSQRFAGPRGWVEALHNVNLTIPAGEVFGIIGRSGAGKSTLVRTINLLTRPSEGNIVINGRDLTTLPAAQLRDARREIGMIFQHFNLLSSRTVYENVALPLELAGMKRDEIEANVLPLLDLVGLSAQKDRYPAQISGGQKQRVGIARALASKPKVLLSDEATSALDPETTRAILDLLKRINRELNLTIVLITHQMDVIKQVCDRVAVLDAGRVVEEGKVIDVFLQPRHEVTRALIGDVIAQELPPAMKARVAQRLKTGSGHLLRLAFTGSGVDQPILSETIRRYELDFNILHGQIDEIQGQAFGSLAVLAGGDPAQVAQAITFLREQGVVVEELSHVE